The Sporomusa termitida genome has a window encoding:
- the hcp gene encoding hydroxylamine reductase produces the protein MSEMFCFQCEQTAGGKGCTKVGVCGKKPDVAGKQDELTGALIGLARAAAGKTPGKLADALTLQGLFATVTNVNFDNARITELIDLVHTEKAALDPQALDFPAAALWTGNEDIVSLRSTLLLGLRGMAAYAWHAHILGKTAADVTAWFYTGLRALGEDHTADEWLTLLMEFGQVNLKCMGLLDEANTSAYGHPVPTKVPALVEKGPFIVITGHDLHDLKQLLEQTEGKGINIYTHGEMLPAHAYPELKKYSQLKGNFGTAWQNQQKEFDNLPAPILFTTNCLMPPKASYADRVFTTDVVGYPEIKHIAAGNDKKDASIIDKALGLFGIGAQEKSGLNKDFTPVINKALELGGWQEDRHFTGINGGTEVMTGFARNAVLGVADKVIDAVKAGHIKHFFLVGGCDGAKPGRNYYTEFVQKTPPDTVILTLACGKYRFNDLSLGDIGGIPRILDMGQCNDAYSAIQVAVALAQAFNCGVNDLPLTLVLSWYEQKAVCILLTLLALGIKNIYIGPSLPAFLSGNVLNILVEKFALTPISTPEQDLQAILSR, from the coding sequence ATGTCAGAAATGTTTTGTTTTCAATGTGAACAAACCGCCGGTGGCAAGGGTTGTACAAAAGTAGGGGTCTGCGGGAAAAAGCCCGATGTTGCCGGCAAACAGGATGAACTTACCGGCGCGTTGATCGGCCTGGCCCGGGCCGCTGCCGGGAAAACCCCCGGTAAACTGGCAGATGCCCTGACCCTGCAAGGCTTATTTGCGACTGTGACCAATGTAAACTTCGATAATGCCCGTATTACCGAACTCATCGATCTTGTCCACACGGAAAAAGCCGCGCTGGACCCGCAGGCTCTGGATTTTCCCGCCGCCGCCCTGTGGACCGGCAATGAGGATATTGTATCGCTCCGGTCTACCCTGCTGCTTGGTCTGCGCGGTATGGCCGCCTATGCCTGGCACGCCCATATCCTGGGCAAAACCGCCGCCGACGTCACCGCCTGGTTCTACACGGGACTGCGCGCTCTGGGCGAAGATCACACTGCCGATGAATGGCTAACCCTGTTGATGGAGTTTGGACAAGTTAACCTGAAATGTATGGGGCTGTTGGATGAAGCCAACACTTCGGCTTATGGCCATCCGGTACCGACAAAAGTTCCTGCCCTGGTGGAAAAAGGCCCGTTTATTGTCATCACCGGCCATGACCTGCATGATCTAAAGCAGCTCCTGGAACAAACGGAAGGTAAAGGCATCAATATTTACACCCACGGCGAAATGCTGCCGGCCCATGCTTATCCGGAGCTGAAAAAATACAGCCAGCTTAAAGGCAACTTTGGTACTGCCTGGCAGAATCAACAAAAAGAATTTGACAACCTGCCGGCGCCGATCCTGTTTACCACCAACTGCCTCATGCCGCCTAAGGCGTCTTATGCAGACCGGGTATTTACCACTGATGTGGTCGGATATCCTGAGATCAAGCATATTGCGGCCGGCAACGATAAAAAAGATGCCTCAATCATTGATAAAGCCTTAGGGCTGTTTGGTATTGGCGCGCAAGAGAAGAGCGGCCTGAACAAGGATTTCACCCCCGTTATCAATAAAGCCCTGGAACTGGGCGGTTGGCAGGAAGACCGGCATTTTACCGGTATTAACGGCGGCACCGAGGTAATGACAGGCTTTGCCCGCAATGCCGTGCTGGGTGTGGCCGACAAGGTGATCGATGCTGTCAAGGCCGGTCATATTAAGCACTTTTTCCTGGTCGGCGGCTGCGACGGCGCTAAACCCGGCAGAAACTATTACACTGAATTTGTGCAAAAAACGCCGCCTGACACTGTGATCCTGACCCTGGCCTGCGGCAAGTACCGGTTTAATGATCTCAGCCTTGGCGATATCGGCGGCATTCCCCGCATCCTTGATATGGGACAGTGCAATGATGCCTATTCCGCTATCCAGGTCGCGGTAGCCCTGGCGCAAGCCTTTAATTGCGGTGTTAATGACCTGCCGCTGACCCTGGTGCTGTCCTGGTATGAGCAAAAAGCCGTATGCATCCTGCTCACACTGCTGGCGCTGGGCATTAAAAATATCTATATCGGCCCGTCCCTGCCCGCTTTCTTATCCGGCAATGTGTTGAACATCTTAGTCGAAAAATTTGCCCTGACACCGATCAGCACGCCGGAACAGGACCTGCAGGCCATTCTCAGCCGTTAA
- a CDS encoding ATP-binding protein, giving the protein MIRKIVKIDEEKCNGCGLCISGCHEGALQLIDGKARLVSDSYCDGLGACLPECPTGAITIEERDTDAFDEEAVKQHLAAKEAPAKVPNLACGCPGTHSRLIEKVVPTEPAPAMSAPVQSQLRQWPCQIKLVPVNAPYFHNANLLIAADCTAYAYANIHSEFMGNKITLIGCPKLDDVDYAEKLTAILKANEIKSIAVLRMSVPCCGGIVNAVKQALANAGKIIPWQVTTITTEGQLLSD; this is encoded by the coding sequence ATGATCAGAAAGATTGTTAAAATAGACGAAGAGAAATGCAATGGCTGCGGATTATGTATTAGCGGCTGCCATGAAGGCGCCCTGCAATTAATTGACGGCAAAGCCAGGCTGGTGTCCGATTCCTACTGCGATGGTCTGGGAGCCTGCCTGCCCGAATGTCCTACCGGCGCTATAACCATCGAAGAACGCGACACAGACGCCTTTGATGAGGAGGCAGTCAAGCAGCACCTGGCCGCAAAAGAGGCACCGGCCAAGGTTCCCAATCTGGCCTGTGGCTGCCCCGGTACCCATTCCCGGCTGATTGAAAAAGTGGTTCCAACTGAGCCTGCTCCGGCAATGTCGGCACCAGTTCAATCCCAGCTGCGTCAATGGCCATGCCAGATTAAACTGGTGCCGGTAAACGCTCCCTATTTCCATAACGCCAATCTGTTGATTGCAGCTGACTGTACGGCCTATGCCTATGCCAATATTCACAGCGAATTTATGGGCAACAAGATCACCCTGATTGGCTGTCCCAAGCTGGATGACGTGGATTACGCCGAGAAACTGACAGCTATCCTGAAGGCCAATGAAATCAAAAGTATTGCTGTTTTGCGTATGAGTGTGCCATGCTGTGGCGGGATTGTCAATGCCGTGAAACAGGCCCTGGCAAATGCCGGCAAGATTATCCCCTGGCAGGTGACGACAATCACTACCGAGGGTCAGCTGCTGTCAGACTAA
- a CDS encoding Crp/Fnr family transcriptional regulator — translation MGHDMIAVLTHSPLFGNIEAESLASVLGCLQPKISAYPKNNYIALAGDEFAGLGIVLAGKATVIKENAAGSRIVMTSLEAGDIFGEMIAFSTLSAWPVSVIAQAESTVMFLPAVKIMGTCPNVCSSHKQLITNMLRILSEKAILLNRKVEYLSIRGMREKISSYLLDQHRQTARKTFTLTLNRNDLADFLNVSRTALSREMGRMRDEGLIDFYRSSVKITDLDTLKKVIE, via the coding sequence ATGGGTCATGATATGATCGCCGTGCTTACACATTCACCCCTGTTTGGCAACATTGAGGCTGAATCCTTAGCGTCTGTTCTCGGCTGCCTGCAGCCTAAAATATCTGCCTACCCCAAAAATAATTATATCGCGCTGGCCGGTGATGAGTTTGCCGGCCTGGGTATTGTTTTAGCCGGCAAAGCCACTGTAATTAAAGAAAATGCGGCCGGCAGCAGGATTGTCATGACCAGCCTGGAAGCAGGCGATATCTTCGGGGAAATGATTGCGTTTTCCACACTCAGCGCCTGGCCGGTTTCCGTAATAGCCCAAGCGGAAAGTACGGTCATGTTTTTGCCGGCGGTAAAAATCATGGGCACCTGTCCCAACGTCTGCTCCAGCCATAAGCAGCTAATCACCAATATGCTGAGAATCTTATCGGAAAAAGCAATCCTGCTCAACCGCAAAGTTGAATACCTGTCCATTCGCGGCATGCGGGAAAAAATCAGCTCCTATCTTTTGGACCAGCACAGGCAAACAGCCAGAAAAACGTTTACCCTGACGTTAAACCGCAATGATCTGGCCGATTTCCTTAACGTATCCCGGACGGCTTTATCCCGGGAAATGGGCCGCATGCGCGACGAGGGTTTGATTGATTTCTATCGCTCCTCGGTGAAAATTACCGACCTGGACACGCTTAAAAAGGTTATCGAGTAG
- a CDS encoding response regulator has protein sequence MSRILVCDDSAFMRMMLKKLLTDMGHEIAGEAGDGKQAVQLYRQHQPDLVTMDITMPIMDGIEAVKHIHETDPSARIIMVTAIGQRSIIADAIKAGAASFIVKPFEPEQVEETVNKVLTT, from the coding sequence ATGTCAAGAATTTTAGTTTGTGATGATTCAGCGTTCATGCGGATGATGTTGAAAAAGCTGCTAACAGATATGGGGCATGAAATTGCCGGTGAGGCCGGCGATGGCAAACAGGCTGTCCAGCTATATCGTCAGCACCAACCTGATTTGGTCACGATGGATATTACGATGCCAATTATGGACGGTATAGAAGCCGTAAAGCATATTCATGAGACAGATCCGTCAGCCCGGATTATCATGGTAACAGCCATCGGGCAGCGCAGTATTATTGCCGATGCCATAAAAGCGGGAGCGGCCAGTTTTATCGTTAAACCTTTCGAACCGGAACAGGTGGAGGAAACGGTAAATAAGGTTTTAACTACCTGA
- a CDS encoding ABC transporter substrate-binding protein gives MLKRWGGLLSVLLVLTLFITACSQAPAAQTRPAAGPDWAYGLTALPQETVVKVGMKQVVSDAGILIGMAKGYYQDLGIKIDPVQFNSGQEMINQLAAGQLDVGATVTAAGLLNAMSRDIPVKIVADKGINVPGQGYYRLVVRKELAGELKSFADLRGKKIAVVGTASLDEICLARVLAKGGLTTQDIDMLVIRAFPDMLVSLSNKSIDAAMVIEPFVTQGIAKGIIDPWKDPSEYDPDAQIALLVYGTSMTTRPDVANRFMTAYVKSMRDYNDAFFKNKNKAEVIDMLCKYSVIKDPALYEKMFPTGLNPDGYLRMDGIAADLTWYKENSLLNSDISLEDAVDNKYVDFAVKTLGHYQ, from the coding sequence ATGTTGAAACGTTGGGGCGGGCTATTGTCAGTCTTACTGGTACTTACCCTGTTCATTACGGCCTGCAGTCAGGCGCCTGCCGCCCAAACCAGGCCGGCAGCAGGACCGGACTGGGCTTACGGCTTAACTGCACTGCCGCAGGAAACTGTGGTAAAGGTTGGCATGAAACAGGTTGTTTCTGATGCCGGCATTCTCATCGGTATGGCTAAAGGCTATTACCAGGATCTTGGCATCAAAATCGATCCGGTCCAGTTTAATTCCGGCCAGGAAATGATTAATCAACTGGCTGCCGGACAATTAGATGTTGGCGCAACCGTAACTGCTGCGGGGCTTTTAAATGCTATGTCCCGGGATATACCGGTCAAAATTGTTGCCGACAAGGGAATTAATGTCCCGGGCCAGGGCTATTACCGCTTAGTTGTGAGAAAAGAACTGGCCGGTGAACTGAAAAGCTTTGCCGACTTGCGGGGCAAAAAAATTGCCGTGGTTGGCACCGCCTCTTTAGACGAGATATGCCTGGCCCGGGTTTTGGCCAAAGGCGGGTTGACGACCCAGGATATTGATATGCTGGTCATCCGGGCCTTTCCTGATATGCTGGTCTCTTTAAGCAACAAGAGCATTGATGCCGCCATGGTCATTGAACCCTTTGTCACGCAAGGCATAGCCAAAGGAATTATTGACCCCTGGAAAGATCCGTCTGAATATGACCCGGACGCGCAAATCGCCTTGCTGGTATATGGCACCAGCATGACCACACGGCCGGATGTGGCCAACCGGTTTATGACTGCCTATGTTAAATCCATGCGGGATTACAATGACGCTTTTTTCAAAAACAAAAACAAAGCTGAAGTTATTGACATGCTCTGCAAATACTCGGTAATCAAAGACCCTGCTCTTTACGAAAAAATGTTTCCCACCGGGCTGAATCCTGACGGTTATCTGCGAATGGACGGCATTGCCGCTGATTTAACGTGGTATAAGGAAAACAGCCTGCTTAACTCTGATATCAGTCTGGAAGATGCTGTTGATAATAAATATGTAGACTTTGCCGTCAAAACCTTAGGCCACTATCAATAA
- a CDS encoding ABC transporter permease — MKTAISILSPLTLLLFWEAGARLGLIDTRLLSSPLLILEAFVPLLVSGDLLYNTWVSVMRVILGFVAGAIPAILLGMSMGLSPLIRSALEPMIAATYPIPKLAIMPLILLIFGLGETSKIFTIAIGVFYLVVINTMAGVLNIDKIYLEVAKNFGASRKDFYLTVALPGALPMIFAGLKLGMGMALILIVAAEMSAAKAGVGWMIWRAYDMFAIEQMFVALITLSVLGYIFSLLLDWLECLVLPWKQTS; from the coding sequence GTGAAAACAGCTATATCAATATTATCACCATTGACCCTGTTATTGTTTTGGGAAGCCGGTGCCCGGTTAGGGCTTATCGACACCCGCCTGCTTTCCAGCCCGTTGCTCATTCTTGAGGCCTTTGTTCCGCTGCTGGTTTCCGGCGATCTGCTTTATAACACCTGGGTAAGCGTTATGAGGGTTATTTTAGGGTTTGTTGCCGGTGCAATTCCTGCTATTCTCCTCGGCATGAGCATGGGCCTGTCACCCCTTATCCGTTCAGCTCTTGAACCGATGATCGCAGCCACCTATCCGATTCCGAAACTGGCTATCATGCCGCTTATTCTCCTGATCTTCGGACTGGGCGAAACCTCTAAGATCTTCACGATTGCAATCGGTGTGTTCTATCTGGTGGTAATTAACACCATGGCCGGGGTTTTAAACATTGATAAAATATATCTGGAAGTCGCGAAAAACTTCGGCGCCAGCCGCAAAGACTTCTATCTCACCGTAGCCTTGCCGGGAGCACTGCCGATGATATTTGCCGGCCTGAAGCTAGGTATGGGGATGGCGCTGATCCTGATTGTTGCGGCGGAGATGTCGGCGGCCAAAGCCGGTGTCGGCTGGATGATCTGGCGGGCTTATGATATGTTTGCTATTGAACAGATGTTTGTTGCGTTAATCACCTTGTCCGTGCTTGGGTATATCTTTTCCCTGCTGCTTGATTGGCTGGAATGCCTGGTACTGCCGTGGAAACAGACCAGCTAA
- a CDS encoding ABC transporter ATP-binding protein has translation MPYDDTGIILKQLGKVFATSRGPVTALTDINIAIGAGEFFSIVGPSGCGKTTLLRILAGLDTASAGKVKIMIPASDQPVNSMVFQEQSVFPWLSVADNVAYGLKLRGVAKKERYAIADKYIRMIGLSKFAGSYPHQLSGGMKQRVSVARAFANNPEILLMDEPFGALDEQNRILLQQELLKIWELNKKTTVFITHSIDEALCLSDRILIMTAHPGTVKSIVKIDLPRPRDIAQIRTTLRYNELFQNIWLTLREEVLKGKALELADN, from the coding sequence ATGCCTTATGACGATACCGGCATTATTCTCAAGCAGCTCGGAAAAGTCTTTGCTACCAGCCGCGGCCCGGTTACTGCGCTTACCGATATCAATATTGCTATCGGCGCCGGCGAATTCTTTTCTATTGTCGGTCCCAGCGGTTGTGGCAAAACCACACTGCTGCGCATTCTGGCAGGCTTAGACACCGCCTCCGCGGGGAAAGTCAAAATTATGATACCAGCAAGCGACCAGCCTGTGAATTCAATGGTATTTCAGGAACAATCAGTCTTTCCCTGGCTGAGTGTAGCCGACAATGTTGCGTATGGCCTTAAACTGCGGGGTGTAGCGAAAAAAGAACGCTATGCAATTGCCGACAAATATATCAGGATGATTGGCCTGAGTAAATTTGCCGGCTCCTATCCCCATCAGCTGTCAGGCGGCATGAAGCAGCGGGTAAGCGTAGCCCGTGCTTTTGCCAATAACCCTGAAATCCTGTTAATGGATGAGCCCTTTGGGGCCCTTGATGAGCAAAACAGGATTCTTCTCCAGCAGGAACTACTAAAGATCTGGGAGTTAAACAAGAAAACAACGGTTTTTATCACCCATAGCATCGATGAGGCGTTATGTCTTAGTGACCGCATCCTGATTATGACGGCCCATCCCGGGACGGTCAAATCAATTGTGAAAATTGACCTGCCCCGTCCCCGCGACATTGCCCAAATCCGGACTACGCTCCGTTATAATGAGCTATTTCAAAACATCTGGCTGACATTACGCGAAGAAGTTTTAAAAGGCAAAGCCTTAGAGTTGGCAGATAACTAA
- the pyrE gene encoding orotate phosphoribosyltransferase, producing MKEAEVRALFIETGAILEGHFLLTSGLHSPLYVEKFQVLQYPRHTEKLCAALAERFQDEQVELVVGPVTGGIILAHEVGKQLGTRAIFTERENGRMALRRGFVIEPGQRVLVVEDIVTTGGSVKEVIEVIREQGGTPVGVGILVDRSGGKADFGIPARALLHLAVPAYQPADCPLCRDGAALTKRGSRKL from the coding sequence ATGAAGGAAGCAGAAGTGCGCGCGTTGTTTATTGAGACAGGTGCTATTTTAGAAGGTCATTTCTTATTAACCTCGGGTTTGCACAGCCCGCTGTATGTGGAAAAATTTCAGGTGCTGCAATATCCCCGCCATACGGAGAAACTATGTGCCGCTTTGGCTGAACGCTTCCAGGATGAACAGGTAGAGCTTGTTGTTGGTCCTGTAACCGGGGGCATTATTTTGGCTCATGAAGTAGGCAAACAGCTTGGTACGCGGGCCATATTCACCGAACGCGAAAATGGCAGGATGGCGCTCCGCCGCGGCTTTGTCATTGAGCCGGGCCAGCGCGTGCTTGTTGTCGAGGATATTGTTACTACCGGCGGCTCGGTAAAAGAGGTTATTGAGGTAATCCGGGAGCAAGGCGGTACGCCGGTTGGGGTCGGCATCCTGGTTGACCGCAGTGGCGGTAAGGCTGATTTCGGCATTCCCGCCCGGGCTTTACTCCACCTTGCCGTTCCTGCCTATCAGCCTGCTGACTGCCCGTTATGCCGGGACGGAGCCGCGCTGACCAAACGGGGCAGCCGCAAACTATAA
- the pyrF gene encoding orotidine-5'-phosphate decarboxylase — MAEVRQLVATLGDTVHYYKVGMQLFYSTGMECLAYLRELGKDIFLDLKMHDIPNTVAQGAASLTRLGVGMINVHASGGAAMMRAAAAQVAETALNLNIPRPKLIAVTVLTSMDEQEWSLLRHSTAIPEQVVHLAKLAKEAGLDGVVASPQEAPLIRAVCGPDFAIITPGVRPQGAALNDQSRVATPAAALRAGAHYLVVGRPVTAAGEPRAAALAILEEMRQA; from the coding sequence ATGGCTGAAGTCCGCCAATTAGTTGCGACATTAGGCGATACTGTACATTACTATAAGGTAGGCATGCAGCTTTTTTACAGTACCGGTATGGAATGCCTGGCTTATTTGCGCGAATTAGGCAAAGATATTTTTCTGGACTTGAAAATGCATGATATTCCCAATACTGTCGCGCAGGGCGCCGCTTCGCTGACCAGGCTGGGAGTAGGCATGATTAATGTCCACGCATCAGGCGGGGCGGCGATGATGCGCGCGGCGGCGGCACAAGTGGCTGAAACTGCGCTTAACCTTAACATTCCCCGGCCTAAGCTTATTGCCGTCACCGTGCTGACAAGTATGGATGAACAGGAATGGTCCCTGCTGCGGCATAGTACCGCTATTCCCGAACAGGTTGTCCATCTGGCCAAGCTGGCCAAGGAGGCCGGTTTAGACGGCGTGGTAGCGTCGCCGCAGGAAGCGCCGCTGATTAGAGCCGTCTGCGGACCGGATTTTGCGATCATTACGCCTGGTGTTCGCCCTCAAGGTGCGGCATTAAATGATCAGAGCCGGGTGGCTACACCGGCCGCTGCTCTCCGGGCCGGGGCTCATTACCTGGTGGTAGGCCGGCCGGTCACTGCGGCCGGGGAGCCGCGGGCCGCAGCCCTGGCAATTTTAGAAGAAATGAGGCAGGCATAA
- a CDS encoding dihydroorotate dehydrogenase — protein sequence MKTPVLTASGTFGFGLEYSDFVDLNQVGAIVVKGTTLASRAGNSGRRMAETPAGMLNSIGLENPGVEELITKILPELAHYQVPVIVNISGNTVEEYGELAARLDQSGAAGLEVNISCPNVKQGGIAFGTCPESAAGVVKAVKARTKLPVIVKLSPNVTDIVLMAKAVEAAGADAISLINTLLGMAIDIQTWRPVLGNTVGGLSGPAVKPVAVRMVWQVAQAVRVPVIGMGGIMTAADAIEFMLAGASAVAVGTANFVNPLAAVAVAEGIRDYLAERGLPQVGALVGQVNRKQGG from the coding sequence ATGAAAACGCCGGTACTGACAGCCTCCGGTACTTTCGGCTTTGGTTTAGAATACAGCGACTTTGTTGACCTGAATCAGGTCGGGGCTATCGTCGTTAAGGGTACAACCCTGGCGTCCAGAGCCGGCAATAGCGGGCGGCGCATGGCCGAAACACCGGCAGGCATGCTGAACTCCATCGGGTTGGAAAATCCGGGGGTTGAAGAGCTGATCACCAAAATTCTGCCGGAGCTGGCGCACTACCAGGTGCCTGTTATCGTTAATATCTCCGGCAACACCGTGGAAGAATATGGTGAGCTGGCAGCCAGGCTTGATCAGTCCGGTGCCGCCGGTCTGGAGGTGAATATTTCCTGCCCGAATGTAAAGCAGGGAGGAATTGCCTTTGGGACCTGCCCGGAGAGTGCCGCCGGTGTTGTAAAGGCGGTGAAGGCCCGGACAAAACTGCCTGTTATTGTTAAGCTTTCTCCCAATGTTACCGATATTGTGCTGATGGCCAAAGCCGTAGAGGCCGCCGGGGCGGACGCTATTTCCCTGATTAACACGCTGCTGGGAATGGCGATTGACATTCAGACCTGGCGGCCTGTGCTGGGCAATACGGTTGGCGGCTTATCCGGACCGGCGGTTAAGCCGGTAGCGGTACGGATGGTATGGCAGGTGGCGCAGGCCGTCCGGGTGCCGGTCATTGGCATGGGCGGGATTATGACTGCAGCCGATGCTATTGAATTTATGCTGGCCGGGGCCAGCGCCGTAGCTGTCGGGACTGCCAATTTCGTTAACCCGCTGGCGGCGGTGGCCGTGGCTGAAGGTATCAGAGATTATCTGGCCGAACGCGGTTTGCCGCAGGTAGGGGCGCTTGTCGGGCAAGTCAATCGAAAACAGGGAGGATGA
- a CDS encoding dihydroorotate dehydrogenase electron transfer subunit, with the protein MIKTCVTAKVIKQHPLAGDVFQLTVAVPAIAAVSRPGQFVHLRLTETFDPLLRRPFSIADCDAGQGTLTLIYRVVGRGTRLMAGLQSGDSLDCMGPLGNGFALNSQRPLLIGGGMGLAPLLMLARAFCSRPATILMGGRNEQELFWPGIYAGICQNIHITTDDGSVGQRGFTVDLLPGLLKQGEFDGIYACGPHAMLKGVAATAAQYRIACQVSLEEYMACGVGACLSCTCAAAGGKRHKVCTDGPVFRAEEVVW; encoded by the coding sequence GTGATTAAAACCTGTGTAACGGCTAAGGTAATTAAACAGCACCCCCTGGCCGGGGACGTATTTCAGCTGACAGTGGCCGTGCCGGCGATTGCTGCGGTCAGCCGGCCGGGACAGTTTGTCCATCTGCGGCTGACTGAGACTTTTGATCCGCTGCTGCGGCGGCCATTTAGTATTGCCGACTGTGATGCCGGTCAGGGAACGCTTACGCTCATTTATCGTGTTGTGGGCCGCGGTACCAGGCTGATGGCCGGGCTGCAGAGCGGGGACAGTCTTGATTGTATGGGACCGCTGGGCAACGGGTTTGCTTTAAACTCCCAGCGGCCCCTGTTAATCGGGGGCGGTATGGGACTGGCACCGCTGCTTATGCTGGCCAGGGCTTTCTGTTCCCGGCCGGCTACTATCCTTATGGGCGGCCGTAATGAACAGGAATTATTCTGGCCGGGGATCTATGCCGGCATATGCCAAAATATTCATATTACCACAGATGACGGCAGTGTTGGTCAGCGTGGCTTTACTGTCGACCTGCTGCCCGGGCTGTTAAAACAGGGGGAGTTTGACGGCATTTATGCCTGCGGACCTCATGCCATGCTCAAGGGCGTGGCGGCAACGGCAGCACAGTATAGGATTGCCTGTCAGGTTTCCCTGGAGGAATATATGGCCTGCGGTGTTGGCGCCTGTTTGTCATGCACCTGTGCCGCTGCCGGCGGCAAGCGTCATAAGGTCTGCACGGACGGCCCGGTTTTCCGGGCTGAGGAGGTGGTGTGGTGA